A single genomic interval of Celeribacter indicus harbors:
- a CDS encoding GntR family transcriptional regulator has product MTEASPLTPQGQAGKPNLTEQVYEQLIQILISGELRPGDVIVERKIADRLNASRTPVREALGRLEAERLVFKQPNRGVTVSPFSTEALIEILNVRQLLESEAARLAAGRIPSHTIEKIRARMLELSERSSVTLAETWEVDDQLHTAIAEASGNSLMAGLIRDLRRRTHVFNAYRNPHESRFDARENLFVLDMVASGDAEKARAAMNDHINSVKVAIINRLTGVSL; this is encoded by the coding sequence ATGACCGAAGCATCACCACTCACGCCCCAGGGGCAGGCCGGCAAACCGAACCTGACGGAACAGGTCTATGAGCAACTCATCCAGATCCTCATCAGCGGCGAACTGCGTCCCGGCGACGTGATCGTGGAGCGCAAGATCGCGGATCGGCTGAATGCCTCGCGCACGCCGGTGCGTGAAGCCCTCGGACGCCTCGAAGCCGAGCGGCTGGTGTTCAAGCAACCCAACCGCGGCGTCACCGTCAGCCCGTTTTCCACCGAGGCGCTGATCGAGATCCTGAACGTCCGCCAGCTTCTCGAATCCGAGGCGGCGCGGCTCGCCGCCGGCCGGATCCCCTCCCACACGATCGAGAAGATCCGCGCGCGCATGCTCGAACTCAGCGAAAGATCCTCGGTCACCCTTGCCGAGACCTGGGAGGTCGACGACCAGCTTCACACCGCAATCGCCGAGGCGTCCGGCAACAGCCTCATGGCCGGGCTGATCCGGGACCTGCGCCGGCGCACCCATGTCTTCAACGCCTACCGCAATCCGCATGAGTCGCGCTTCGACGCGCGGGAGAACCTCTTCGTGCTCGACATGGTCGCCAGCGGCGATGCGGAGAAGGCGCGCGCGGCGATGAACGACCACATCAACTCCGTCAAGGTCGCGATCATCAACCGGCTCACCGGCGTCTCCCTCTGA
- a CDS encoding NIPSNAP family protein, translated as MIYEITTLALLPNRLGAVMPMLGEVCGKAAPSGELLGCFSVEFGALNRFHLLAKYDSTEALFADRAKRVEQTDPYGITEHLGDVSRTAYRPLSFSKEIAPGDFGPFYEFRTYTVAPNGLAETEQAWAKVIAERDAMSPLLGIMGSIEGAPKKMVHIWPYRSIEERVKARAKASKAGIWPPPGGSAQLTSLTSELTVATAASALT; from the coding sequence ATGATCTATGAAATCACCACCCTGGCCCTGCTCCCGAACCGGCTTGGCGCCGTCATGCCCATGCTCGGCGAGGTCTGCGGCAAGGCCGCGCCCTCGGGAGAGCTGCTTGGCTGCTTCTCCGTCGAGTTCGGCGCGCTGAACCGCTTCCATCTCCTCGCGAAATACGACAGCACCGAGGCGCTCTTTGCCGACCGCGCAAAGCGGGTCGAGCAGACCGATCCCTACGGCATCACCGAACATCTCGGCGACGTCTCCCGCACCGCCTACAGACCGCTCTCCTTCTCGAAGGAGATCGCTCCCGGCGATTTCGGCCCGTTCTACGAATTCCGCACCTACACCGTGGCCCCCAACGGCCTGGCGGAAACCGAGCAGGCCTGGGCGAAGGTCATCGCGGAACGTGACGCCATGTCGCCGCTGCTGGGCATCATGGGCTCGATCGAGGGCGCGCCGAAGAAGATGGTCCATATCTGGCCCTACCGGAGCATCGAGGAGCGGGTGAAGGCCCGCGCAAAGGCATCGAAAGCCGGGATCTGGCCGCCGCCCGGCGGCTCTGCACAGCTCACTTCGCTCACCTCGGAACTGACCGTGGCGACTGCCGCGTCGGCGCTGACATGA
- a CDS encoding RidA family protein produces MSGLRHRIPQALLDSLPPPPAPVAKFLPAREVNGLVYLSGLAPVENGEPLAGQIGAEIDEEEGRRRARLVGLALLSNLRAALGDLQRVREVIKLNGYVNAPSGFTDHPRIVDGCSEVFIEAFGEAGKHARTAVGVASLPGNISVEIEAIVAVT; encoded by the coding sequence ATGAGCGGGCTCCGGCACCGGATCCCGCAGGCGCTTCTCGACAGCCTGCCGCCGCCCCCTGCCCCGGTCGCGAAATTCCTCCCGGCGCGGGAGGTCAACGGGCTCGTCTATCTCTCCGGCCTCGCGCCCGTCGAGAACGGCGAACCGCTCGCCGGGCAGATCGGCGCGGAGATCGACGAGGAGGAAGGCCGGCGCCGCGCGCGGCTGGTGGGACTGGCGCTGCTGTCGAACCTGCGGGCGGCGCTCGGGGATCTGCAACGCGTCCGCGAGGTGATCAAGCTGAACGGCTATGTCAACGCGCCCTCCGGTTTCACCGACCATCCCCGGATCGTCGACGGCTGTTCGGAAGTGTTCATCGAAGCCTTCGGCGAGGCCGGGAAACACGCGCGCACGGCGGTGGGCGTCGCCTCCCTGCCCGGCAATATCTCGGTCGAGATCGAGGCCATCGTCGCGGTGACGTGA
- a CDS encoding c-type cytochrome, whose product MNKSLMAVAGALALALGAYLILKPAPEAPARAEIEAGAALAAVTLPDMLSPEAQIGKRAFDGICAACHGENAAGAAGYGPPLVHRIYEPSHHGDMAFLMAVERGVQSHHWPFGDMPPQEGLTRGDVKAIVAYVRSLQRANGIE is encoded by the coding sequence ATGAACAAATCCCTCATGGCCGTGGCTGGCGCGCTTGCGCTCGCGCTCGGCGCCTATCTTATCCTGAAACCCGCTCCTGAAGCGCCGGCCCGCGCGGAGATCGAGGCCGGCGCGGCGCTCGCCGCCGTGACCTTGCCCGACATGCTGTCGCCGGAGGCGCAGATCGGCAAACGTGCCTTCGACGGCATTTGCGCAGCCTGCCATGGCGAGAACGCGGCCGGGGCCGCCGGCTACGGTCCGCCGCTCGTCCACAGGATCTATGAGCCCTCTCACCACGGCGACATGGCTTTCCTGATGGCGGTGGAGCGCGGCGTGCAGTCGCATCACTGGCCCTTCGGTGACATGCCGCCGCAGGAGGGGCTGACGCGGGGCGATGTGAAGGCCATTGTCGCCTATGTGCGCAGCCTGCAACGCGCCAACGGGATCGAGTGA
- a CDS encoding MerR family transcriptional regulator, with product MNIGKASEETGLPVKTIRYYEEIGLVAPERAGNGYRDFGPAELARLRLLAQARLMGFSLEECRSLIALEGDPARHSRDVRALAEQNLAAVRARISALEGLEARLSQLIERCHGDDTPDCAILDGLTHRTPTN from the coding sequence ATGAACATCGGGAAGGCTTCGGAAGAGACCGGACTGCCGGTCAAGACGATCCGCTATTACGAGGAGATCGGCCTCGTCGCGCCTGAACGGGCGGGGAACGGCTATCGCGATTTCGGGCCGGCGGAGCTGGCGCGGCTGAGGCTGCTCGCGCAGGCGCGGCTCATGGGCTTTTCGCTCGAGGAATGCCGGTCTCTGATCGCGCTCGAGGGCGATCCCGCGCGCCACAGCCGGGACGTGCGCGCGCTCGCCGAACAGAACCTTGCGGCGGTGCGGGCGCGGATCTCGGCGCTCGAGGGGCTCGAGGCGCGGCTGTCGCAACTCATCGAAAGGTGCCATGGCGACGACACGCCCGATTGCGCCATCCTTGACGGATTGACGCACCGCACGCCGACGAATTGA
- a CDS encoding heavy metal translocating P-type ATPase, with amino-acid sequence MTAHTPHSHDDSPAVIRDPVCGMTVDPGAGKPTASHDGHVFHFCSEGCRAKFLATPEAYLTATDPVCGMTVDRASAQFMSKHAGERFYFCSARCQEKFDAHPEDYTGATGARPPAEPMPQGTQYTCPMHPEIVRDHPGDCPICGMALEPMTPSADSGPSPELVDFRRRLWIMGPLAAALFLLEMGGHVGLPVADWIGHRSFLWLQFALATPVLWLARPFFVRGWRSVVNVSPNMWTLISLGTLAAYLFSLVGLLAPGVFPEAMLSDHGVPPVYFEAAAVILVLVLIGQIMELTARERTGDAIRALMDLAPKTARRVTAEGETDVPLEEVKAGDRLRVRPGESVPVDGEITEGHSALDESMITGEPVPVEKSAGDPVTGGTLNKTGSFVMEAKAVGAETTLARIVAMVGQAQRSRAPIQGLADRVSLYFVPTVVVVAIVAFVAWLVLGPSPALGYATVAAVSVLIIACPCALGLATPMSVMVGTGRGAQAGVLIRDAEALERFAKVDTLIVDKTGTLTEGKPALTDVIARDISEADLKSYAAALERGSEHPLAEAILEGTADAPRREATDFEAVTGKGVIATVEGARIALGNAALMADEGAQTAAFEADLARLQSDGKTAMFLAKDGAVVGIIAVADRIKPTTPDAIRALHAEGLRIVMATGDSARTAEAVARQLGIDEVRAEVSPEDKAALVEELRRGGAKVAMAGDGVNDAPALAAADVGIAMGTGADVAVESAGLTLVKGDLTGILRARRLAEAVMRNIRQNLFFAFAYNTAGVPVAAGVLYPAFGILLSPIIAALAMSFSSVSVIANALRLRGVKL; translated from the coding sequence ATGACAGCGCATACCCCTCACAGTCATGACGACAGCCCTGCGGTCATCCGCGATCCGGTCTGCGGCATGACGGTCGATCCCGGCGCGGGAAAACCCACCGCCAGCCATGACGGGCATGTCTTCCACTTCTGTTCCGAAGGCTGCCGCGCCAAGTTCCTCGCCACGCCCGAGGCCTATCTCACGGCCACGGACCCGGTCTGCGGCATGACGGTCGACCGCGCGAGCGCGCAATTCATGTCGAAACACGCCGGCGAGCGGTTCTATTTCTGCTCCGCGCGCTGTCAGGAGAAATTCGACGCCCATCCTGAGGACTATACCGGCGCGACCGGCGCGCGCCCGCCCGCCGAGCCGATGCCGCAGGGAACGCAATACACCTGCCCGATGCATCCGGAGATCGTCCGGGACCATCCCGGCGACTGCCCGATCTGCGGCATGGCGCTCGAACCGATGACCCCGTCCGCGGACAGCGGTCCCTCGCCCGAACTCGTGGATTTCAGACGCCGCCTCTGGATCATGGGGCCGCTCGCCGCCGCCCTCTTCCTGCTCGAAATGGGCGGGCATGTGGGCCTGCCCGTCGCCGACTGGATCGGACACCGGAGCTTCCTTTGGCTCCAGTTCGCCCTCGCGACGCCCGTGCTCTGGCTCGCGCGCCCGTTTTTCGTGCGCGGATGGCGTTCGGTGGTGAACGTCTCGCCGAACATGTGGACGCTCATCTCCCTCGGCACGCTTGCGGCCTATCTCTTCTCCCTCGTCGGCCTGCTCGCCCCCGGTGTCTTTCCCGAGGCGATGCTGAGCGACCATGGGGTGCCGCCGGTCTATTTCGAGGCCGCGGCCGTGATCCTCGTGCTCGTGCTGATCGGGCAGATCATGGAACTGACCGCGCGCGAGCGGACGGGGGACGCGATCCGCGCACTGATGGACCTCGCCCCCAAGACCGCGCGCCGGGTGACGGCGGAGGGCGAGACGGATGTCCCGCTCGAGGAGGTGAAGGCCGGCGACAGGCTGCGGGTGCGGCCGGGGGAATCCGTGCCGGTGGACGGCGAGATCACCGAGGGGCATTCCGCCCTCGACGAAAGCATGATCACGGGCGAACCCGTGCCGGTCGAGAAATCCGCCGGCGACCCGGTCACCGGTGGCACACTCAACAAGACGGGCAGCTTCGTGATGGAGGCGAAGGCGGTTGGCGCGGAGACCACGCTTGCGCGCATCGTCGCCATGGTCGGCCAGGCGCAGCGCTCCCGCGCACCGATCCAGGGGCTCGCGGACCGCGTGTCGCTCTATTTCGTGCCGACGGTCGTGGTGGTGGCCATCGTGGCCTTCGTCGCCTGGCTCGTCCTCGGCCCGAGCCCCGCGCTCGGCTATGCGACGGTCGCCGCCGTCTCCGTGCTCATCATCGCCTGCCCCTGCGCGCTCGGCCTCGCGACGCCGATGTCGGTGATGGTCGGCACCGGGCGCGGCGCACAGGCGGGCGTGCTGATCCGCGATGCCGAGGCGCTCGAACGCTTCGCCAAGGTCGACACGCTGATCGTGGACAAGACCGGAACGCTGACGGAGGGCAAGCCGGCCCTCACCGACGTGATCGCACGCGACATTTCCGAGGCGGATCTGAAATCCTACGCCGCCGCCCTCGAACGCGGCTCCGAGCATCCGCTCGCGGAGGCCATCCTCGAAGGCACCGCCGACGCCCCGCGGCGGGAGGCGACGGATTTCGAGGCAGTGACCGGCAAGGGCGTGATCGCCACGGTCGAGGGCGCGCGCATCGCCCTCGGCAACGCGGCGCTGATGGCTGACGAGGGCGCGCAGACCGCCGCGTTCGAGGCCGATCTCGCCCGGCTCCAGTCGGACGGCAAGACCGCGATGTTCCTCGCGAAGGACGGCGCGGTGGTCGGCATCATCGCCGTCGCGGACCGGATCAAGCCGACCACGCCGGATGCGATCAGGGCGCTGCATGCCGAGGGACTGCGCATCGTCATGGCGACCGGGGACAGCGCCCGCACGGCGGAGGCCGTGGCCCGGCAGCTGGGCATCGACGAGGTACGCGCGGAGGTCTCGCCCGAGGACAAGGCCGCGCTGGTCGAGGAACTGCGCCGCGGCGGCGCGAAGGTCGCGATGGCCGGGGACGGGGTGAACGACGCCCCTGCCCTCGCCGCCGCCGATGTCGGCATCGCCATGGGCACAGGGGCCGATGTCGCGGTGGAGAGCGCCGGGCTGACGCTGGTGAAGGGCGATCTCACCGGCATCCTGCGCGCGCGCCGGCTGGCCGAGGCGGTGATGCGCAACATCCGCCAGAACCTCTTCTTCGCCTTCGCCTACAACACGGCCGGGGTGCCGGTCGCCGCGGGGGTGCTCTATCCGGCCTTCGGCATCCTGCTCTCCCCGATCATCGCGGCGCTCGCGATGAGCTTCAGCTCCGTCTCGGTGATCGCCAACGCCCTGCGCCTGCGCGGCGTGAAGCTCTGA